One genomic segment of Oncorhynchus kisutch isolate 150728-3 linkage group LG15, Okis_V2, whole genome shotgun sequence includes these proteins:
- the irg1l gene encoding immunoresponsive gene 1, like, whose amino-acid sequence MLSKVQRSFRPASVTLRRLHQSALDVVDHPASEDSVTVSFGRFIQGVQPHQLTPTVLHRSKRMVLDSIGVGLLGSTTHVFQLALQHCQHMYGPDDISSVYGRRGTRLSPTLAAFVNGVAAHSMDFDDTWHPATHPSGAVLPALLAVSDMLPSNSKPSGRDFLLAFNVGIEIQGRLMRFSNEAHNIPKRFHPPTVVGTLGSAAACARLLSLEHSQCSHALAIAASLSGAPMANAATQSKPLHIGNAARLGLEAALLASRGLEASPRVLDDTAGVAGFSAFYEDYAPQPLASPEEEGLQFLLENQDIGFKRFPAHLGMHWVADAAAAVHKLLLGEQGSGGSGQGSGVVGQVQEILLRVPRSKYIDRPFPESEHEARHSFQFNACSALLDGEVTVDSFSQEALQRPDLYSLLGRVHVEHPHDNPANFDRMYGEVQVTLVGGDVLNGRCDTFYGHWRNPLTNESLRKKFRSNAGAVLPREKVEGLIEAVEGLDRLEDCCPLLEQLQ is encoded by the exons atgctctCCAAAGTACAG AGATCCTTCAGACCTGCGTCTGTTACGCTGAGACGACTCCACCAGTCAGCCCTGGATG tggtagatcatccAGCCTCAGAGGACAGTGTGACAGTCAGTTTTGGCAGGTTCATCCAGGGTGTCCAGCCCCACCAGCTGACCCCCACCGTGCTCCACCGCAGTAAGAGGATGGTCCTAGACTCCATCGGAGTGGGACTACTGGGCAGCACCACACATGTCTTCCAGCTGGCCCTGCAACACTGTCAG CACATGTACGGTCCTGATGACATCAGCAGTGTGTACGGACGCAGAGGAACCAGACTCTCCCCAACCCTGGCTGCCTTCGTCAACGGAGTGGCT GCCCACTCCATGGACTTTGATGACACCTGGCACCCTGCCACTCACCCGTCAGGGGCAGTCCTTCCTGCCCTGCTGGCGGTCAGCGATATGCTGCCCAGTAACAGCAAGCCTAGTGGGCGGGACTTCCTGCTTGCGTTCAATGTGGGTATAGAGATCCAGGGACGACTGATGAGATTCTCCAACGAGGCTCacaacatccccaagag gttCCACCCCCCTACTGTTGTGGGTACTCTGGGTAGTGCAGCAGCCTGTGCCCGCCTCCTCTCTCTGGAACACTCCCAGTGTAGCCACGCCCTGGCCATCGCTGCCAGCCTATCAGGAGCCCCCATGGCTAACGCCGCCACCCAGTCCAAACCCCTCCACATCGGCAACGCAGCGAGGCTGGGGCTTGAGGCGGCTCTACTGGCCTCTAGAGGTCTGGAGGCCTCACCCAGGGTCCTGGATGACACCGCCGGGGTCGCAGGGTTCAGCGCCTTCTACGAGGACTACGCCCCACAACCTTTGGCCTCCCCAGAGGAAGAGGGGTTGCAGTTCCTCCTAGAGAACCAGGATATAGGGTTTAAGAGGTTCCCGGCCCACCTGGGGATGCACTGGGTGGCCGACGCTGCTGCCGCCGTACACAAACTGCTGCTGGGGGAGCAGGGGTCAGGGGGGAgtggtcaggggtcaggggtcgtaGGTCAGGTCCAGGAAATCCTGCTCAGGGTTCCCCGCTCCAAGTACATTGATCGTCCGTTCCCGGAGTCGGAGCATGAGGCCAGACACTCCTTCCAGTTCAACGCCTGCTCTGCCCTGCTGGATGGAGAGGTCACCGTGGACTCATTCTCCCAGGAAGCACTGCAGCGCCCCGACCTCTACTCCCTGCTGGGGCGTGTCCACGTCGAGCATCCCCATGACAACCCCGCTAACTTTGACCGCATGTACGGCGAGGTGCAGGTGACGCTGGTGGGCGGGGACGTCCTGAACGGACGCTGTGATACTTTTTATGGTCACTGGCGTAACCCTTTGACCAATGAGAGCCTGAGGAAGAAGTTCCGTAGCAACGCTGGGGCGGTCCTTCCCAGAGAGAAGGTGGAGGGTCTGATAGAGGCAGTAGAGGGACTAGACCGACTGGAGGACTGCTGTCCTCTGCTGGAGCAGCTACAGTGA